A window of the Camelus ferus isolate YT-003-E chromosome 22, BCGSAC_Cfer_1.0, whole genome shotgun sequence genome harbors these coding sequences:
- the LRG1 gene encoding leucine-rich alpha-2-glycoprotein isoform X1, translating to MEKRKAAMSSWSLEGKQSPAGWDPHLSRILFLLLLFVTSAQGVTPNLNPDACLVSQSSNGSSVSCHPPAKLPHSLPADTIYLAMEFLNLTQLPANTLQDVPNLQELHLSSNQLEDLSAKFLLPVPQLKVLDLTRNSLTRLPAGLFQVSAALHTLVLKENRLKGLEASWLHGLKALGHLDLSGNELQMLPPGLLANFTDLHTLDLGNNHLKTLPPDLLRGPLKLERLHLEGNRLQVLGEELLEPQPKLRYLFLSDNRLATVAAGAFRGLQRLDMLDLSNNLLTTVPEGLWTSLGKAAGNMKDGFDISGNPWICDRKLDDLYQWLVANEDKMFSRNDTRCAGPRALKGQMLLAVARSP from the exons atggaaaagagaaaggcTGCCATGTCTTCTTGGAGCCTGGAGGGAAAACAGAG CCCAGCCGGCTGGGACCCCCATCTTTCTAGAATCCTCTTCCTGCTACTGCTCTTTGTGACCTCAGCCCAGGGGGTCACCCCAAATCTGAATCCTGATGCCTGCCTGGTATCCCAGTCAAGCAATGGCAGCTCCGTCTCCTGCCACCCACCTGCCAaactcccccactccctcccagcTGACACCATCTACCTGGCCATGGAGTTCTTGAACCTGACTCAGCTGCCTGCCAACACCCTCCAGGATGTCCCTAACCTGCAGGAACTGCACCTTTCCAGCAACCAGCTGGAGGACCTCTCTGCCAAGTTCCTGCTGCCTGTGCCTCAGCTAAAGGTGCTGGACCTAACCCGCAATTCCCTGACCCGGCTGCCCGCCGGCCTCTTCCAGGTCTCGGCTGCCCTCCACACCCTGGTGCTGAAGGAAAACCGGCTGAAAGGCCTGGAGGCCTCGTGGCTGCATGGCCTGAAAGCCCTGGGGCATCTGGACCTGTCGGGAAATGAGCTCCAGATGCTGCCCCCTGGGCTGCTGGCCAACTTCACCGACTTGCACACCCTTGACCTTGGCAATAACCACCTGAAGACTTTGCCCCCTGATCTTCTGAGGGGCCCCTTGAAGTTGGAACGGCTTCACCTGGAGGGCAATAGATTGCAGGTGCTTGGAGAGGAACTTCTGGAGCCCCAACCAAAACTGCGCTACCTTTTCCTGAGCGACAACAGGCTGGCCACAGTGGCAGCCGGCGCCTTCCGAGGTCTGCAGAGGCTGGACATGCTGGACCTCTCCAACAACTTGCTGACCACTGTGCCCGAGGGGCTCTGGACATCCTTGGGAAAGGCCGCTGGGAACATGAAGGACGGTTTTGACATCTCCGGTAACCCCTGGATCTGTGACCGGAAACTGGACGACCTCTACCAGTGGCTTGTGGCCAACGAAGACAAGATGTTCTCCCGGAATGACACACGCTGCGCTGGCCCTAGAGCCTTGAAGGGCCAGATGCTCTTGGCAGTGGCCAGGTCCCCTTGA
- the PLIN5 gene encoding perilipin-5 isoform X2, protein MSEEEAAQAPRTSLWEQDQQNVLQRVAALPLVRATCTAVSDAYSATKDKHPLLGSACRLAERCVCSLTTHALDHAQPLLSHLQPQLATVNSLACMGLDKLEEKLPFLQQPSETVVTSAKDAVASGVTGVVGLARQGRRWSVELKQSMSHAVDVVLGKSEELVDHFLPMTEEELAALAAEAEGPEVGSVEEQRRHQGYFVRLGSLSARLRHLAYEHSLGKLRQRKHDAQDTLAQLQETLELIDRMQCGVTPITPARPGKVHELWEDWSQCSPENGRRRRRRRSQAELETLVLSRSLMRELQSTVDVLETSVWGLPPNAQEKVAEVRRSVDALQVAFADARCFGDVPAAVLAEGRGSMARAHACVDELLELVVQAVPLPWLVGPFAPILVERSGPPPDLEALVDEVVGGPDPRWAHLDWPAQQRAWEAQHGDGTGLPGKIPEEEPEPLNHPKHTLMPELDF, encoded by the exons ATGTCAGAAGAGGAGGCAGCTCAGGCCCCCAGAACCAGTTTGTGGGAGCAGGACCAGCAG AACGTGCTGCAGCGCGTGGCGGCCCTGCCCCTGGTCAGGGCCACGTGCACCGCAGTCTCCGATGCTTACAGTGCCACCAAGGACAAACACCCGCTGCTGGGCTCTGCCTGTCGCCTGGCCGAGCGCTGCGTGTGCAGCCTGACCACCCATGCCCTGGACCACGCCCAGCCGCTGCTCAGCCACCTGCAGCCCCAGC TGGCTACAGTGAACAGTCTAGCCTGCATGGGCCTGGACAAGCTGGAGGAGAAGCTGCCCTTTCTCCAGCAACCTTCGGAGACG GTGGTGACCTCAGCCAAGGACGCAGTGGCCAGTGGTGTGACAGGCGTGGTGGGCCTGGCGCGGCAGGGCCGCCGCTGGAGTGTGGAGCTGAAACAATCTATGAGCCATGCAGTGGACGTCGTGCTGGGCAAGTCGGAGGAGCTGGTGGACCACTTCCTGCCCATGACTGAGGAAGAGCTCG cggCACTGGCGGCGGAGGCGGAGGGCCCGGAAGTGGGCTCGGTGGAAGAGCAGAGGCGACATCAGGGCTACTTTGTGCGCTTGGGCTCCCTGTCTGCGCGGCTCCGCCACCTGGCATATGAGCActctctggggaaactgaggcagaggaaaCATGATGCCCAGGACACGCTGGCCCAGCTGCAGGAGACTCTGGAGCTG ATCGACCGCATGCAGTGTGGGGTGACCCCAATCACCCCAGCCCGCCCTGGGAAGGTGCATGAGCTGTGGGAGGACTGGAGCCAGTGCTCCCCGGAGaacggccgccgccgccgccgccgccgcagccag gCGGAGCTGGAGACCTTGGTGCTGTCCCGCAGTCTGATGCGGGAGCTGCAGAGCACCGTGGACGTACTGGAGACCAGCGTGTGGGGCCTGCCTCCCAACGCCCAGGAGAAGGTGGCCGAGGTGCGGCGCAGCGTGGACGCCCTGCAGGTCGCCTTCGCCGACGCCCGCTGCTTCGGGGACGTGCCGGCGGCCGTGCTGGCCGAGGGCCGGGGCAGCATGGCCCGGGCCCACGCCTGTGTGGACGAGCTGCTGGAGCTGGTGGTGCAGGCCGTGCCACTGCCCTGGCTGGTCGGGCCCTTCGCGCCCATCCTGGTGGAGCGGTCAGGGCCCCCGCCCGACCTGGAGGCCCTGGTGGACGAGGTCGTGGGGGGGCCCGACCCACGCTGGGCACACCTGGATTGGCCAGCCCAGCAGAGAGCCTGGGAAGCTCAGCATGGGGACGGGACAGGCCTCCCAGGGAAAATTCCCGAGGAGGAGCCTGAGCCCCTCAACCACCCCAAGCACACTCTGATGCCAGAGCTGGACTTCTGA
- the PLIN5 gene encoding perilipin-5 isoform X3: protein MGLDKLEEKLPFLQQPSETVVTSAKDAVASGVTGVVGLARQGRRWSVELKQSMSHAVDVVLGKSEELVDHFLPMTEEELAALAAEAEGPEVGSVEEQRRHQGYFVRLGSLSARLRHLAYEHSLGKLRQRKHDAQDTLAQLQETLELIDRMQCGVTPITPARPGKVHELWEDWSQCSPENGRRRRRRRSQVGWCGERESEGGLDPPRGQTPAISNQVLRSAGWSVPGETEAGQCSWRKSSPPPQAELETLVLSRSLMRELQSTVDVLETSVWGLPPNAQEKVAEVRRSVDALQVAFADARCFGDVPAAVLAEGRGSMARAHACVDELLELVVQAVPLPWLVGPFAPILVERSGPPPDLEALVDEVVGGPDPRWAHLDWPAQQRAWEAQHGDGTGLPGKIPEEEPEPLNHPKHTLMPELDF from the exons ATGGGCCTGGACAAGCTGGAGGAGAAGCTGCCCTTTCTCCAGCAACCTTCGGAGACG GTGGTGACCTCAGCCAAGGACGCAGTGGCCAGTGGTGTGACAGGCGTGGTGGGCCTGGCGCGGCAGGGCCGCCGCTGGAGTGTGGAGCTGAAACAATCTATGAGCCATGCAGTGGACGTCGTGCTGGGCAAGTCGGAGGAGCTGGTGGACCACTTCCTGCCCATGACTGAGGAAGAGCTCG cggCACTGGCGGCGGAGGCGGAGGGCCCGGAAGTGGGCTCGGTGGAAGAGCAGAGGCGACATCAGGGCTACTTTGTGCGCTTGGGCTCCCTGTCTGCGCGGCTCCGCCACCTGGCATATGAGCActctctggggaaactgaggcagaggaaaCATGATGCCCAGGACACGCTGGCCCAGCTGCAGGAGACTCTGGAGCTG ATCGACCGCATGCAGTGTGGGGTGACCCCAATCACCCCAGCCCGCCCTGGGAAGGTGCATGAGCTGTGGGAGGACTGGAGCCAGTGCTCCCCGGAGaacggccgccgccgccgccgccgccgcagccagGTAGGATGGTGCGGAGAAAGGGAAAGTGAGGGTGGTCTGGATCCGCCCAGGGGCCAGACTCCAGCCATCTCCAACCAAGTGCTGAGGTCAGCTGGTTGGAGTGtccctggggaaactgaggcagggcagTGTTCCTGGCGAaagtcctcccctcccccgcaggCGGAGCTGGAGACCTTGGTGCTGTCCCGCAGTCTGATGCGGGAGCTGCAGAGCACCGTGGACGTACTGGAGACCAGCGTGTGGGGCCTGCCTCCCAACGCCCAGGAGAAGGTGGCCGAGGTGCGGCGCAGCGTGGACGCCCTGCAGGTCGCCTTCGCCGACGCCCGCTGCTTCGGGGACGTGCCGGCGGCCGTGCTGGCCGAGGGCCGGGGCAGCATGGCCCGGGCCCACGCCTGTGTGGACGAGCTGCTGGAGCTGGTGGTGCAGGCCGTGCCACTGCCCTGGCTGGTCGGGCCCTTCGCGCCCATCCTGGTGGAGCGGTCAGGGCCCCCGCCCGACCTGGAGGCCCTGGTGGACGAGGTCGTGGGGGGGCCCGACCCACGCTGGGCACACCTGGATTGGCCAGCCCAGCAGAGAGCCTGGGAAGCTCAGCATGGGGACGGGACAGGCCTCCCAGGGAAAATTCCCGAGGAGGAGCCTGAGCCCCTCAACCACCCCAAGCACACTCTGATGCCAGAGCTGGACTTCTGA
- the LRG1 gene encoding leucine-rich alpha-2-glycoprotein isoform X2 — MVEIWIVVRLSHRSHRARHRPADWNRLTPRLKLWTDSLAYTHSLQKPQVVHGLQPPRMFGWFLVLLARTSLLESPEGAEAPTLQGLQCQLPAGWDPHLSRILFLLLLFVTSAQGVTPNLNPDACLVSQSSNGSSVSCHPPAKLPHSLPADTIYLAMEFLNLTQLPANTLQDVPNLQELHLSSNQLEDLSAKFLLPVPQLKVLDLTRNSLTRLPAGLFQVSAALHTLVLKENRLKGLEASWLHGLKALGHLDLSGNELQMLPPGLLANFTDLHTLDLGNNHLKTLPPDLLRGPLKLERLHLEGNRLQVLGEELLEPQPKLRYLFLSDNRLATVAAGAFRGLQRLDMLDLSNNLLTTVPEGLWTSLGKAAGNMKDGFDISGNPWICDRKLDDLYQWLVANEDKMFSRNDTRCAGPRALKGQMLLAVARSP; from the exons ATGGTAGAGATATGGATAGTAGTCCGCCTGTCCCACCGAAGTCACAGAGCCAGACATAGGCCTGCAGACTGGAACAGACTGACACCCAGGCTCAAACTATGGACAGATTCACTCGCATACACACACTCACTGCAGAAGCCCCAGGTGGTCCACGGGCTACAGCCACCAAGGATGTTTGGGTGGTTTCTGGTGCTGCTGGCTAGGACATCACTGCTGGAGTCACCAGAAGGAGCAGAAGCCCCAACCCTCCAAGGGTTACAGTGCCAACT CCCAGCCGGCTGGGACCCCCATCTTTCTAGAATCCTCTTCCTGCTACTGCTCTTTGTGACCTCAGCCCAGGGGGTCACCCCAAATCTGAATCCTGATGCCTGCCTGGTATCCCAGTCAAGCAATGGCAGCTCCGTCTCCTGCCACCCACCTGCCAaactcccccactccctcccagcTGACACCATCTACCTGGCCATGGAGTTCTTGAACCTGACTCAGCTGCCTGCCAACACCCTCCAGGATGTCCCTAACCTGCAGGAACTGCACCTTTCCAGCAACCAGCTGGAGGACCTCTCTGCCAAGTTCCTGCTGCCTGTGCCTCAGCTAAAGGTGCTGGACCTAACCCGCAATTCCCTGACCCGGCTGCCCGCCGGCCTCTTCCAGGTCTCGGCTGCCCTCCACACCCTGGTGCTGAAGGAAAACCGGCTGAAAGGCCTGGAGGCCTCGTGGCTGCATGGCCTGAAAGCCCTGGGGCATCTGGACCTGTCGGGAAATGAGCTCCAGATGCTGCCCCCTGGGCTGCTGGCCAACTTCACCGACTTGCACACCCTTGACCTTGGCAATAACCACCTGAAGACTTTGCCCCCTGATCTTCTGAGGGGCCCCTTGAAGTTGGAACGGCTTCACCTGGAGGGCAATAGATTGCAGGTGCTTGGAGAGGAACTTCTGGAGCCCCAACCAAAACTGCGCTACCTTTTCCTGAGCGACAACAGGCTGGCCACAGTGGCAGCCGGCGCCTTCCGAGGTCTGCAGAGGCTGGACATGCTGGACCTCTCCAACAACTTGCTGACCACTGTGCCCGAGGGGCTCTGGACATCCTTGGGAAAGGCCGCTGGGAACATGAAGGACGGTTTTGACATCTCCGGTAACCCCTGGATCTGTGACCGGAAACTGGACGACCTCTACCAGTGGCTTGTGGCCAACGAAGACAAGATGTTCTCCCGGAATGACACACGCTGCGCTGGCCCTAGAGCCTTGAAGGGCCAGATGCTCTTGGCAGTGGCCAGGTCCCCTTGA
- the PLIN5 gene encoding perilipin-5 isoform X1, with product MSEEEAAQAPRTSLWEQDQQNVLQRVAALPLVRATCTAVSDAYSATKDKHPLLGSACRLAERCVCSLTTHALDHAQPLLSHLQPQLATVNSLACMGLDKLEEKLPFLQQPSETVVTSAKDAVASGVTGVVGLARQGRRWSVELKQSMSHAVDVVLGKSEELVDHFLPMTEEELAALAAEAEGPEVGSVEEQRRHQGYFVRLGSLSARLRHLAYEHSLGKLRQRKHDAQDTLAQLQETLELIDRMQCGVTPITPARPGKVHELWEDWSQCSPENGRRRRRRRSQVGWCGERESEGGLDPPRGQTPAISNQVLRSAGWSVPGETEAGQCSWRKSSPPPQAELETLVLSRSLMRELQSTVDVLETSVWGLPPNAQEKVAEVRRSVDALQVAFADARCFGDVPAAVLAEGRGSMARAHACVDELLELVVQAVPLPWLVGPFAPILVERSGPPPDLEALVDEVVGGPDPRWAHLDWPAQQRAWEAQHGDGTGLPGKIPEEEPEPLNHPKHTLMPELDF from the exons ATGTCAGAAGAGGAGGCAGCTCAGGCCCCCAGAACCAGTTTGTGGGAGCAGGACCAGCAG AACGTGCTGCAGCGCGTGGCGGCCCTGCCCCTGGTCAGGGCCACGTGCACCGCAGTCTCCGATGCTTACAGTGCCACCAAGGACAAACACCCGCTGCTGGGCTCTGCCTGTCGCCTGGCCGAGCGCTGCGTGTGCAGCCTGACCACCCATGCCCTGGACCACGCCCAGCCGCTGCTCAGCCACCTGCAGCCCCAGC TGGCTACAGTGAACAGTCTAGCCTGCATGGGCCTGGACAAGCTGGAGGAGAAGCTGCCCTTTCTCCAGCAACCTTCGGAGACG GTGGTGACCTCAGCCAAGGACGCAGTGGCCAGTGGTGTGACAGGCGTGGTGGGCCTGGCGCGGCAGGGCCGCCGCTGGAGTGTGGAGCTGAAACAATCTATGAGCCATGCAGTGGACGTCGTGCTGGGCAAGTCGGAGGAGCTGGTGGACCACTTCCTGCCCATGACTGAGGAAGAGCTCG cggCACTGGCGGCGGAGGCGGAGGGCCCGGAAGTGGGCTCGGTGGAAGAGCAGAGGCGACATCAGGGCTACTTTGTGCGCTTGGGCTCCCTGTCTGCGCGGCTCCGCCACCTGGCATATGAGCActctctggggaaactgaggcagaggaaaCATGATGCCCAGGACACGCTGGCCCAGCTGCAGGAGACTCTGGAGCTG ATCGACCGCATGCAGTGTGGGGTGACCCCAATCACCCCAGCCCGCCCTGGGAAGGTGCATGAGCTGTGGGAGGACTGGAGCCAGTGCTCCCCGGAGaacggccgccgccgccgccgccgccgcagccagGTAGGATGGTGCGGAGAAAGGGAAAGTGAGGGTGGTCTGGATCCGCCCAGGGGCCAGACTCCAGCCATCTCCAACCAAGTGCTGAGGTCAGCTGGTTGGAGTGtccctggggaaactgaggcagggcagTGTTCCTGGCGAaagtcctcccctcccccgcaggCGGAGCTGGAGACCTTGGTGCTGTCCCGCAGTCTGATGCGGGAGCTGCAGAGCACCGTGGACGTACTGGAGACCAGCGTGTGGGGCCTGCCTCCCAACGCCCAGGAGAAGGTGGCCGAGGTGCGGCGCAGCGTGGACGCCCTGCAGGTCGCCTTCGCCGACGCCCGCTGCTTCGGGGACGTGCCGGCGGCCGTGCTGGCCGAGGGCCGGGGCAGCATGGCCCGGGCCCACGCCTGTGTGGACGAGCTGCTGGAGCTGGTGGTGCAGGCCGTGCCACTGCCCTGGCTGGTCGGGCCCTTCGCGCCCATCCTGGTGGAGCGGTCAGGGCCCCCGCCCGACCTGGAGGCCCTGGTGGACGAGGTCGTGGGGGGGCCCGACCCACGCTGGGCACACCTGGATTGGCCAGCCCAGCAGAGAGCCTGGGAAGCTCAGCATGGGGACGGGACAGGCCTCCCAGGGAAAATTCCCGAGGAGGAGCCTGAGCCCCTCAACCACCCCAAGCACACTCTGATGCCAGAGCTGGACTTCTGA